The stretch of DNA GTTTCGATGAGGAACGCGGCTTCAAGTTCATCTCCTACGCGGTGTGGTGGATTCGCCAGGCGATGCTGCAGTCTCTCGCCGAGCACTCGCGCATCGTGCGGCTGCCGCTCAACCGTGCGGGCACGCTGTACCGTATCGGCAAGGTGTCACGCCAGCTCGACCAGGAACTGGGGCGAGCACCGAGCGCGGAAGAGATCGCCGCGCGGCTCAACATTTCCATCGAGGAAGTCGAGGACACCATGGTGATCGCAAACACCCACGTGTCCCTGGACGACCCTTACTCGGCCGACAAGGACGACACCGCGCTGGTGGATTACCTTACCGACGACGCCCAGGCCGCGCCGGACGAGGATACGTATGTATCGGCACTGAGTGACGACCTGGAGCGGGCCCTCGGCACGCTCAGCGAACGGGAGCGGCTGATCCTGTCGCTCTACTTCGGTCTGGGCGGCGACGAGCCCATGACGCTCGAGGACATTGGTAAGCGCCTGTCGCTCACGCGGGAGCGCATCCGCCAGATCAAGGAGAAGGCGATCCAGCGGCTGCGTCATTCCACCCGCGCGAAGTTCCTGCAGGGCTATATGGAGAATTGAACCGAGAGACCGTTGTGCGTGTCGTACAGGGCCGGGACCGCAGGGACCCGGCCCTGATCTTTGGTGGATTGGTACGAACCTTGCCCCCTCAGGGGGGGATTCCGGCTTGACGGGACTCCGCGATCATGCGTAGCCTGCAACGCGAGCCGCTCCCCCGAGGGTACCGACCAGGAGAAAACTGCAGTTGATTCGAATTCCCGACCGCATCCT from Candidatus Krumholzibacteriia bacterium encodes:
- a CDS encoding RNA polymerase sigma factor RpoD/SigA; the protein is MTEREVDERKEKTRRAAQPAGGIRSLDLYLHEINKTPLLTREQERDLARRIHAGDKKALDGLVKANLRFVVSIAKQYANQGLSLEDLINEGNLGLIKAAHRFDEERGFKFISYAVWWIRQAMLQSLAEHSRIVRLPLNRAGTLYRIGKVSRQLDQELGRAPSAEEIAARLNISIEEVEDTMVIANTHVSLDDPYSADKDDTALVDYLTDDAQAAPDEDTYVSALSDDLERALGTLSERERLILSLYFGLGGDEPMTLEDIGKRLSLTRERIRQIKEKAIQRLRHSTRAKFLQGYMEN